In Oscillatoria acuminata PCC 6304, a single window of DNA contains:
- a CDS encoding HEAT repeat domain-containing protein, protein MTISIFTTDTNLIVRTWDPRLAQMTGLSGETAVGLHLGTLAPDFSSRGFATRFERVLTEGVVETLAPALHHYLIPCPPLVPSKYFEYMQQRVTIGPLRDKERVVGTIVTIEDVTPRLEQEQELAEQLQRSPSVISTPVEAPLSPEPDTAVSFANFPILQALQDKNWQVRREAVDLLAQESDPNLTSELLQLLRNEHRNPGVLNGVLQVLAVSQVDLIPALVECLKDSDPDLRIYAALALGERADPRAITPLIEALEDANANVRYHAIDALGQLRSPEAVEPLVAIAESNDFFLAFPALDALMRICDSVIAPRLLPLLKNTLSWRVRREAVDNLAQQNDPAINIELLRMLREQHRNPNVLNSVLQILVLSDLDPIPSLVECLKDSDPDLRIYTALALGERHDARATPALIEALDDPDTNVIYHAIEALGRLRAVDAVEPLISIAESGDFFLAFPAIDALIRIGDRTIAPRLAQLLEQNQLIGPQIADALGQLGDADVVKPLARLFNLEQQPIIEIAQAIAAIYHRYETQFGEGIHIHDLTRSQISSVGQQNLIAQVKKANAEALNALALILGWLEGEAIAQTLAQLLSTPGVRELAASALIRLGTPATQLLIEQLNAEDLETRKAAIIALGQIGSSQSVPALMEQLLNSETELVMITTTALAQIGDRSSYEALIALLGHPEISVRLGAIAALNSLGHPAMPQRVFMLLGDANPYIRESAIKIAGYFAYPNCIDLLFELCQDPEERVRRAAIEHLPYLEQDQRALRVLLSALTHDTPSVRAAAARACGEIEQPLAYDYLLQALEDEEAWVRYYAICAIAKLTNSEPKTPEIPKPSSFFKPTQSLFEILQNLALRDRANPVRAAATEALGYFGQEQAVPILAAIAEEEGQDPDLVRAALRALGRIEHPSALAPLLNALNSPQAERRLDALQAFKERGGTEAGVALQWLGAADPETRVVQAAIESLARMGTPSAVASLLDLTVDPTCRDCCIQTLATRGGTYQSKGCNSPTPHPHASIEAYIEAIGRGLRHVHPAVRTAVVEILTRLKHPEASELLILALDDSDPHVRLAAVTALGHLGNHACEDKLVILARTDSDTTVRRAARKILQS, encoded by the coding sequence ATGACTATTAGCATTTTTACCACAGACACAAATCTGATTGTGCGGACCTGGGACCCACGCCTCGCTCAAATGACGGGACTCAGTGGAGAAACCGCTGTAGGACTCCACTTAGGCACTTTGGCTCCCGATTTTTCATCCCGGGGATTCGCGACTCGGTTTGAGCGGGTTCTGACGGAAGGGGTAGTGGAAACCCTGGCCCCGGCATTACACCATTACCTGATCCCTTGTCCTCCCTTAGTCCCCTCAAAATATTTCGAGTATATGCAGCAACGGGTGACCATTGGTCCCCTGCGGGACAAAGAGCGGGTGGTTGGGACTATCGTAACCATTGAAGATGTCACCCCTCGTTTAGAGCAGGAACAAGAACTGGCGGAACAACTGCAACGATCGCCCTCGGTGATCAGTACCCCGGTAGAAGCGCCCCTATCCCCGGAACCCGATACGGCGGTCAGTTTCGCCAATTTTCCCATTTTGCAAGCCTTACAAGATAAAAATTGGCAAGTGCGACGGGAAGCTGTCGATCTCTTGGCCCAAGAAAGCGACCCGAATTTGACCTCAGAATTATTACAACTGCTGCGAAACGAACATCGCAATCCCGGAGTTTTAAATGGCGTCCTTCAAGTCTTAGCCGTTTCTCAGGTGGATCTGATTCCAGCCTTAGTGGAATGTCTGAAAGATTCTGACCCAGACCTCCGCATTTATGCCGCCTTAGCCTTGGGAGAACGGGCCGACCCCAGAGCCATTACCCCGCTCATTGAGGCCCTAGAAGATGCCAATGCCAATGTGCGCTATCACGCCATTGATGCCTTGGGTCAGTTACGCTCTCCCGAAGCGGTGGAACCCCTCGTGGCGATCGCCGAATCCAATGATTTTTTCCTGGCCTTTCCCGCCCTGGATGCCCTGATGCGGATTTGCGACAGCGTGATCGCCCCCCGACTGCTTCCTCTGCTGAAAAATACCCTGAGTTGGCGGGTCCGTCGTGAAGCGGTGGATAATCTGGCCCAACAAAATGACCCGGCTATCAATATCGAACTGTTGCGAATGTTGCGCGAACAACACCGCAACCCCAATGTCCTCAATAGTGTGCTCCAAATCCTGGTCCTGAGCGATTTAGACCCGATTCCCTCTCTGGTGGAATGTCTCAAAGATTCGGACCCAGACCTGCGAATTTATACGGCCTTGGCCCTAGGGGAACGTCACGATGCTAGGGCAACGCCGGCCTTGATTGAAGCCTTAGACGACCCAGATACCAACGTGATTTATCACGCGATCGAAGCCTTGGGACGGTTGCGGGCCGTCGATGCTGTCGAACCCTTGATCAGTATTGCTGAATCGGGAGACTTCTTTTTAGCCTTTCCGGCGATTGATGCCCTGATTCGGATTGGCGATCGCACCATCGCGCCTAGACTCGCCCAGCTGCTGGAACAGAATCAACTCATCGGACCCCAAATTGCCGATGCCCTGGGTCAATTGGGAGATGCGGATGTGGTCAAACCCCTGGCGCGATTATTCAACCTAGAACAACAGCCGATTATAGAAATTGCCCAGGCGATCGCCGCTATCTACCACCGCTATGAAACCCAATTTGGGGAAGGCATCCACATCCATGACCTCACTCGCTCCCAAATCTCCTCTGTAGGCCAACAAAATCTGATTGCTCAGGTCAAAAAAGCCAATGCTGAAGCCTTAAACGCCCTGGCCCTCATTTTAGGTTGGCTAGAAGGAGAAGCCATTGCCCAAACCCTGGCCCAACTGCTGTCAACCCCCGGAGTGCGGGAACTGGCTGCCTCGGCCTTAATCCGCCTGGGAACCCCCGCTACTCAATTGTTGATAGAACAACTGAATGCCGAAGACTTGGAGACCCGAAAAGCCGCCATCATTGCCCTCGGACAAATTGGGAGTAGTCAGTCTGTCCCAGCATTAATGGAACAATTGCTCAATTCTGAGACCGAATTAGTGATGATTACGACTACTGCCCTAGCGCAAATCGGCGATCGCTCCTCCTATGAAGCGCTGATCGCTTTATTAGGACATCCCGAAATCTCGGTGCGCCTGGGGGCCATCGCTGCACTCAATTCTCTGGGCCATCCCGCTATGCCCCAACGGGTTTTCATGCTGCTGGGGGATGCCAACCCCTATATTCGAGAATCAGCCATTAAAATTGCTGGATATTTTGCCTATCCCAACTGCATTGACCTGTTATTTGAGTTGTGCCAGGACCCAGAAGAACGGGTGCGGCGAGCGGCGATCGAGCATCTTCCCTATTTAGAACAAGATCAGCGTGCACTCAGGGTTCTGTTGAGCGCCCTGACTCATGATACGCCCTCGGTGCGAGCAGCGGCGGCTCGCGCTTGTGGGGAAATTGAACAGCCCCTGGCTTATGATTACCTGCTTCAGGCTTTAGAGGATGAAGAGGCTTGGGTTCGCTATTATGCCATCTGTGCGATCGCCAAACTTACCAACTCCGAACCCAAGACGCCGGAGATCCCGAAGCCCTCATCGTTTTTTAAGCCTACGCAATCCTTATTTGAAATTTTGCAAAACCTCGCCTTGCGCGATCGGGCCAATCCGGTGCGGGCGGCAGCCACCGAAGCCTTGGGATATTTCGGACAAGAACAAGCGGTGCCGATTTTAGCCGCGATCGCTGAAGAGGAGGGGCAAGATCCGGACCTAGTGCGGGCTGCCTTACGAGCCTTGGGGCGCATTGAGCATCCCAGCGCTCTGGCCCCCTTATTAAATGCCTTAAACTCACCCCAGGCTGAACGACGCCTCGATGCCTTGCAAGCCTTCAAAGAACGAGGGGGGACTGAAGCCGGAGTGGCCCTGCAATGGTTGGGGGCCGCTGACCCAGAAACCCGGGTGGTGCAAGCGGCGATCGAGTCTCTAGCGCGGATGGGTACACCGTCCGCCGTCGCCTCCCTGTTGGATTTGACCGTAGACCCGACTTGCCGGGACTGCTGCATTCAAACCTTGGCCACTCGGGGCGGGACCTATCAAAGCAAGGGCTGTAATTCCCCCACCCCTCACCCCCATGCCTCCATCGAAGCCTATATAGAGGCGATCGGACGGGGTTTACGCCATGTCCATCCAGCGGTCCGCACGGCAGTGGTGGAGATTCTTACCCGCTTAAAACATCCAGAAGCGTCTGAATTGTTAATTTTGGCCCTAGATGATAGTGATCCTCATGTCCGCCTCGCGGCAGTGACTGCCTTGGGCCATCTCGGCAATCATGCTTGTGAGGATAAGTTAGTGATTTTGGCCCGGACTGATTCGGATACTACTGTTCGTCGTGCTGCCCGTAAGATTTTGCAAAGCTGA
- a CDS encoding chemotaxis protein CheW, whose amino-acid sequence MVSSGPNTVGIVVDRILGQREIVVRPLNDPLVQVLGISGATEIGEGRVILILDAPALVRTHHRKQPA is encoded by the coding sequence ATCGTCAGTAGCGGACCCAATACCGTCGGCATTGTCGTCGATCGCATCCTCGGACAACGGGAAATTGTCGTCCGCCCCCTGAACGACCCCCTCGTTCAAGTCCTGGGCATTTCTGGTGCTACCGAAATCGGAGAAGGTCGAGTCATCTTAATTCTGGATGCCCCCGCCTTAGTCCGAACCCACCATCGCAAACAACCCGCATAA
- a CDS encoding chemotaxis protein CheW — protein MTHPNNPNSTYIFFELANTTYAISSSIVQQMEMIDQITPVPKTQPFVEGVVFSRGQVIPVLNLRVKLGLPKIAYNCSTRLIVIHIHQRTVGLIVDTAREFVRVPPETIQPPPEECLGLSSRYLCGIATLGERVILLLNVDPLLNGSEPIEPLTVP, from the coding sequence ATGACCCACCCAAACAACCCCAACTCCACCTATATCTTCTTTGAACTGGCCAACACCACCTACGCCATCTCCTCCTCCATCGTCCAGCAAATGGAAATGATTGACCAAATTACCCCCGTTCCCAAAACCCAGCCCTTTGTCGAAGGCGTCGTCTTTTCTCGCGGACAAGTCATTCCCGTTCTGAACTTGCGCGTCAAATTGGGACTCCCCAAAATTGCCTATAACTGTAGCACCCGCTTAATCGTCATTCACATCCATCAGCGCACGGTTGGTTTAATCGTCGATACCGCCCGGGAATTTGTCCGAGTACCCCCCGAAACCATCCAACCCCCCCCGGAAGAGTGCCTCGGATTGAGCAGCCGCTACCTCTGTGGAATTGCCACATTAGGAGAGCGCGTCATTCTCTTACTCAATGTTGACCCTTTATTAAATGGCTCAGAACCAATAGAACCCCTAACAGTCCCCTGA
- a CDS encoding methyl-accepting chemotaxis protein codes for MAKKEPKFNSKPKAKLGKKPQKSDKSKIQLSATQMTESAHEISRIAEEVSTGAVKQIRSLDENTVALHQMVSSLKETANQADSVATASEQLVSFVNEMAASIEQVTVSTVSLATEITEISTNIQETASSIKSVSNTTEEMATSSTQLTSSMSEIAASIKSVSRDTDELASAINQTAASIEQITSSISGVAMNADDLNTAAEETTHAMDSMAASIEQVSATAENLAAMVEQVAVSIEEMARSIQGVALNSKEITDAASSAATSAEQLDCSIRNVSRLTQQTNEITRKVATDATVGGATVQKTISGLNLVRSSMVKSASAIRETGSRTDEISSIVDTINLIAERTNLLSLNASIEAARAGEAGRGFAVVAEEIRALADRAATATSEIGGIIKSLQTVVAEAVNTSNEGLKVAEDSGRLAEDGVNALKEILNGIEETAQLVAQITRASEEQLGAGQTVVTAIDTTATQAKQVAGATAEQSETAQNIVQAASQMQKIALEAKKAMNEQARAARDVMKAAQNTSLLTAQIRKATAEQAKGANQIVQAVESMRRAANSTSRALAQQSTAGEQLSQEAGRLARLISNISRGMLEQGSASDFIASAVSNLQQQSEQVARAMTEQSRAIKEMTQGLNTISKQIQSMVHANQEHSTVSETILTAFQQMREIAEWNARGVKETQRATSALVERAINLVAIADSINGKAR; via the coding sequence ATGGCTAAAAAAGAACCTAAATTTAACAGCAAACCTAAAGCTAAACTCGGCAAAAAACCCCAGAAATCTGACAAAAGCAAAATTCAGTTATCCGCCACTCAGATGACCGAATCCGCTCATGAAATTTCGCGGATTGCGGAGGAGGTCTCCACTGGGGCTGTCAAACAAATCCGCTCTTTGGATGAAAATACTGTGGCCTTGCACCAAATGGTCTCTTCCCTCAAAGAAACCGCTAACCAAGCTGACAGCGTAGCCACCGCCAGCGAACAACTGGTCTCCTTTGTTAACGAAATGGCCGCCTCGATTGAACAGGTAACGGTCAGTACCGTCAGTTTGGCCACAGAAATTACCGAAATTTCTACCAATATCCAGGAAACCGCGAGTTCCATAAAAAGTGTCAGCAACACCACGGAGGAAATGGCCACCTCTTCCACCCAACTCACCAGTTCCATGTCCGAAATTGCTGCCTCTATTAAAAGTGTCAGTCGCGATACCGATGAGTTGGCTTCCGCTATCAATCAAACCGCTGCCTCCATCGAACAAATTACCAGTTCCATCTCTGGGGTCGCCATGAATGCTGATGACTTGAATACCGCAGCGGAAGAAACCACCCATGCTATGGATTCTATGGCCGCCTCCATCGAACAAGTCTCCGCTACCGCAGAAAATCTCGCGGCAATGGTGGAGCAAGTCGCGGTCAGCATTGAAGAAATGGCCCGCTCAATTCAGGGGGTCGCCCTCAATAGCAAAGAAATCACCGATGCCGCCAGTAGTGCCGCTACCAGTGCTGAACAACTCGACTGCTCCATCCGCAATGTCTCCCGACTCACCCAACAAACCAACGAAATCACCCGCAAAGTGGCAACGGATGCCACCGTTGGCGGGGCAACGGTCCAAAAAACGATTTCGGGACTCAACCTGGTGCGCTCCTCAATGGTCAAATCCGCTTCGGCTATCCGAGAAACCGGCAGTCGCACGGATGAAATTAGCTCCATCGTAGACACCATTAACTTAATCGCCGAACGCACCAATTTACTCTCCTTAAATGCCTCCATCGAAGCGGCTAGAGCTGGAGAAGCCGGACGCGGATTTGCCGTTGTCGCCGAAGAAATTCGCGCCCTAGCCGATCGCGCAGCTACCGCCACCTCAGAAATCGGCGGCATTATCAAAAGCCTGCAAACCGTCGTCGCCGAAGCCGTCAATACCTCTAATGAAGGCTTGAAAGTTGCCGAGGATAGTGGACGCCTCGCCGAAGATGGGGTCAATGCCTTAAAAGAAATCCTCAACGGAATCGAAGAAACGGCTCAACTGGTTGCCCAAATTACTCGGGCCTCGGAAGAACAATTGGGGGCCGGACAAACCGTCGTCACTGCTATTGATACCACCGCCACTCAAGCCAAACAAGTCGCCGGGGCCACCGCTGAACAATCAGAAACCGCCCAAAACATCGTTCAGGCCGCATCCCAAATGCAGAAAATTGCCCTAGAGGCCAAAAAAGCCATGAACGAACAAGCCCGGGCCGCCCGAGATGTCATGAAAGCCGCCCAAAATACCTCCTTGCTCACGGCCCAAATTCGCAAAGCTACCGCCGAACAAGCGAAAGGGGCCAATCAAATTGTCCAAGCCGTTGAATCCATGCGCCGTGCCGCCAATAGCACCTCCCGCGCCCTCGCCCAACAGTCCACAGCAGGAGAACAACTCTCTCAAGAAGCTGGACGTCTGGCCCGCTTAATTTCTAATATTTCCCGAGGAATGCTCGAACAAGGAAGTGCCAGCGACTTCATTGCCAGCGCAGTCTCGAATCTGCAACAGCAATCGGAGCAAGTCGCCCGTGCCATGACTGAACAATCCCGAGCTATCAAAGAGATGACCCAGGGATTGAACACCATTTCTAAACAGATTCAGTCTATGGTTCATGCCAATCAAGAACATTCCACAGTCTCCGAAACGATTTTGACGGCTTTTCAACAAATGCGGGAAATTGCTGAATGGAACGCTAGGGGAGTCAAAGAAACCCAGCGGGCAACATCCGCCTTAGTGGAACGAGCGATTAATCTGGTGGCGATCGCCGACTCAATCAACGGAAAAGCTAGATGA